AACCGAAGACCTGATACATGCGGCGCTGTTTGCGTCGAAGCAGTACGGCAATGGCCACCAGCATGAAACATTGAAAAAACAGCGTATTGAGAATCAACGTGGCGAGAAGCGGATCCATTCGGGATGTAAAGGACATGTGACCCACGCTGTAGACCATGGCCTGTCCCGCGTTAAACACCAAAAAAAGAACCACCAGGTCGGTCAGTCTCCAGCAATTGGCTCGTTGCATATGTTGACGCATGTGTGCGATGATGCGTGAACGGTCAACGGAAAAACGGCACAGCCCGAGTACATCGATGAACACGCCTGCAAAGAGCAGTCCCATAATAAAAAGGGAGATCCACACCAGCCGGTATACATGATCCGCCGGCAGCCAGTCAGGCAGATTGGTCATCATCGTTCCGGCACAATCAGGATGAGGTTACTGTTTCTCGCACAACATAAACGGGTTTATCCTGCGCTTCATGATAGGTCCGCGTCTGTAATTCGGCCAGTAAGCCAATACAGATGAATTGGATGCCCATTAATACCAGCATGAAGGACGACATAATCCAGAACGGCCGTTTAATCAGCTCTGCACCCCATTGTGTTCCGAACAAAAGAAAGCTCAGATGCAGGGAAATCATGGTGGCGAGCATCAGGACTCCCGGAATTAGAAAGATCCCGCCGATTTTACCGAACATCTGCATGGGACCCGTGCTGTAACGCAGGAGAAATTTGACGGTGATCAAATCAAGGATAACGCGCCACGTCCGCCCCAGGCCATATTTTGATGTGCCCAGTGTGCGTGGATGATGGGTGACTTCAATTTCCGTCACATTTCCGCCCACCCAGCTGGCCAGCGCAGGGATGAAGCGATGCATCTCACCATAGAGATGGACGTTCTTTATGACGTCTCTGCGGTAGGCTTTCAGCGTGCAGCCGTAGTCATGCAGTGCTACACCGGTGATATAACTGATCAGGCGGTTTGCCATCATCGAAGGCAGCCGTCGCGTGACCATTTTATCTTTGCGATGACGTCGCCAGCCGCTGACCACATCAATGTCATCCGTCATTTTTTCCAGTAATCGAGGAATATCATTAGGATCATTCTGCAGGTCGGCATCCATAGTGATGATCACATCGCCTGCGGCATGGTGAAATCCTGCACTCATGGCGGCGGTTTGTCCAAAATTCCGCCGCAGCCGAATGAGTTTCAAATGGGGGATCGTCAGGGCTTTCTCCTTCATCAGTTCCCAGCTGCGGTCTTTACTGCCGTCATCAATCAAAATAATTTCATAAGAGAAATTCATGATCGACAGGCAGTTGTTGAGTCGGTCACATAACAACCCGACACACTCCTCCTCATTATAAACCGGTGCTACAATAGATACATCAATGTGATCGCTCAT
The nucleotide sequence above comes from Spartobacteria bacterium. Encoded proteins:
- a CDS encoding glycosyltransferase, which produces MDVSIVAPVYNEEECVGLLCDRLNNCLSIMNFSYEIILIDDGSKDRSWELMKEKALTIPHLKLIRLRRNFGQTAAMSAGFHHAAGDVIITMDADLQNDPNDIPRLLEKMTDDIDVVSGWRRHRKDKMVTRRLPSMMANRLISYITGVALHDYGCTLKAYRRDVIKNVHLYGEMHRFIPALASWVGGNVTEIEVTHHPRTLGTSKYGLGRTWRVILDLITVKFLLRYSTGPMQMFGKIGGIFLIPGVLMLATMISLHLSFLLFGTQWGAELIKRPFWIMSSFMLVLMGIQFICIGLLAELQTRTYHEAQDKPVYVVRETVTSS